One region of Halomonas huangheensis genomic DNA includes:
- a CDS encoding CoA transferase subunit A, producing the protein MAEILSLHDAVARYVEDGATVAMEGFTHLIPVAAGHEIIRQRRRDLTLIRMTPDLVYDQMIGAGCAKKVIFSWGGNPGVGSLHRLRDAVEKGWPHQIEILEHSHAAMACAFEAGAAGLPLAVLRGYVGSELPSVNDQIRFIECPFSGERLAAVPSVRPDVSIVHAQKADRAGNVLVEGIVGVQKEAVLAAKHSIVTVEEIVDDLQAHPNACVIPGWAIDAIAVAEKGSLPSYAHGYYPRDNRFYKEWDSISRDRDAFTRWIEDNIMNTGGNA; encoded by the coding sequence ATGGCCGAGATTCTCAGCCTGCATGACGCGGTCGCGCGCTACGTCGAGGACGGAGCCACCGTCGCCATGGAGGGTTTTACCCATCTGATTCCCGTTGCCGCCGGGCACGAGATCATCCGTCAGCGCAGGCGTGACCTGACCCTGATTCGCATGACCCCTGACCTGGTCTACGACCAGATGATCGGTGCTGGCTGTGCGAAGAAGGTGATCTTCTCCTGGGGAGGCAATCCCGGTGTCGGCTCCCTGCATCGTCTGCGTGATGCCGTCGAGAAGGGCTGGCCCCATCAGATCGAGATTCTCGAACACAGCCATGCCGCCATGGCCTGTGCCTTCGAAGCCGGTGCCGCTGGCTTACCGCTGGCGGTACTGCGTGGTTACGTCGGCAGTGAGCTGCCCAGTGTCAACGACCAGATTCGTTTCATCGAATGCCCCTTCAGCGGCGAGCGCCTGGCCGCGGTGCCCTCGGTGCGCCCGGATGTGTCGATCGTGCACGCACAGAAGGCCGATCGTGCCGGCAATGTGCTGGTCGAGGGCATCGTTGGCGTGCAGAAGGAGGCGGTACTGGCCGCGAAGCACAGCATCGTGACCGTCGAGGAGATCGTCGATGATCTGCAGGCCCATCCCAATGCCTGCGTGATTCCGGGCTGGGCAATCGATGCCATTGCCGTGGCCGAGAAGGGCTCGCTGCCATCCTACGCCCATGGCTACTACCCGCGTGACAACCGCTTCTACAAGGAGTGGGACAGCATTTCCCGCGACCGCGATGCCTTTACGCGCTGGATCGAGGACAACATCATGAATACCGGAGGGAATGCCTGA